One window from the genome of Pseudomonas fluorescens encodes:
- a CDS encoding ABC transporter ATP-binding protein, with the protein MVFRRFETLIDIFRDAPSSAPPNRVLPFYTYYLKQVWPSFVVLLVVGLIGALIEVALFSYLSRIIDLTQGTPNVDFFKVHGLELAWMAVVALVFRPIFVALHDLLVHQTLSPGMTSLIRWQNHSYVLKQSLNFFQNDFAGRIAQRIMQTGNSLRDSAVQAVDALWHVLIYAVSSLVLFAEADWRLMIPLLMWIAAYIGALCYFVPRVKERSVVSSDARSKLMGRIVDGYTNITTLKLFAHTNFEQQYAREAIQEQTEKAQLAGRVVTSMDVVITSMNGLLIVGTTALALWLWTQSLISVGAIALATGLVIRIVNMSGWIMWVVNGIFENIGMVQDGLQTIAQPVSVTDRDQAKPLAVARGEVRFEHVDFHYGKKSGVIGDLNLTIEPGEKIGLIGPSGAGKSTLVNLLLRLYDVQGGHILIDGQDIAEVGQESLRERIGMITQDTSLLHRSIRDNLLYGKPDATDAQLWEAVHKARADEFIPLLSDAEGRTGFDAHVGERGVKLSGGQRQRIAIARVLLKDAPILIMDEATSALDSEVEAAIQESLETLMQGKTVIAIAHRLSTIARMDRLVVLENGRIAETGSHTELLAHGGLYARLWQHQTGGFVGID; encoded by the coding sequence ATGGTTTTTCGCCGCTTCGAAACACTGATCGACATCTTCCGCGACGCCCCGAGCTCGGCCCCGCCGAACCGCGTCCTGCCCTTCTACACCTATTATCTGAAACAGGTCTGGCCCAGCTTCGTGGTGCTGCTGGTGGTGGGCCTGATCGGCGCGCTGATCGAAGTGGCGCTGTTCAGCTACCTGAGCCGCATCATCGACCTGACCCAAGGCACGCCCAATGTGGACTTCTTCAAGGTCCATGGCCTGGAGCTGGCCTGGATGGCCGTGGTGGCGCTGGTCTTCCGGCCGATCTTCGTGGCCCTGCATGACCTGCTGGTGCACCAGACCCTGAGCCCCGGCATGACCAGCCTGATCCGCTGGCAGAACCACAGCTACGTGCTCAAGCAGAGCCTGAATTTCTTCCAGAACGATTTCGCCGGGCGCATCGCCCAGCGCATCATGCAAACCGGCAACTCCCTGCGCGACTCGGCGGTCCAGGCAGTGGATGCCCTGTGGCACGTGCTGATCTACGCCGTCAGTTCCCTGGTGCTGTTCGCCGAAGCCGACTGGCGCCTGATGATCCCGCTGCTGATGTGGATTGCCGCCTACATCGGCGCACTCTGCTATTTCGTGCCACGGGTCAAGGAGCGCTCGGTGGTGTCGTCCGATGCCCGCTCCAAACTCATGGGACGGATCGTCGACGGCTACACCAACATCACCACCCTGAAGCTGTTCGCCCATACCAATTTCGAACAGCAATACGCCCGCGAAGCCATCCAGGAGCAGACCGAAAAAGCCCAGTTGGCCGGCCGCGTGGTGACCAGCATGGACGTGGTCATCACCAGCATGAACGGGCTGCTGATCGTCGGTACCACCGCGCTGGCCCTGTGGCTCTGGACCCAGTCGCTGATCAGCGTGGGCGCCATTGCCCTGGCGACCGGGCTGGTGATCCGCATCGTCAACATGTCCGGTTGGATCATGTGGGTGGTCAACGGCATCTTCGAAAACATCGGCATGGTCCAGGACGGCCTGCAGACCATCGCCCAGCCGGTCAGCGTCACCGACCGCGACCAGGCCAAGCCCCTGGCGGTGGCCCGGGGCGAAGTGCGTTTCGAGCATGTGGACTTCCACTATGGCAAGAAAAGCGGGGTCATCGGCGACCTCAACCTGACCATCGAGCCTGGCGAGAAAATCGGCCTGATCGGCCCGTCCGGCGCGGGTAAATCCACCTTGGTGAACCTGCTGCTGCGCCTCTATGACGTGCAAGGCGGGCACATCCTCATCGACGGCCAGGACATCGCCGAAGTCGGCCAGGAAAGCCTGCGCGAACGCATCGGCATGATCACCCAGGACACCTCGCTGCTGCATCGCTCGATTCGCGACAACCTGCTCTACGGCAAACCCGACGCCACCGATGCGCAACTCTGGGAAGCCGTGCACAAGGCCCGGGCCGATGAATTCATCCCATTGCTGTCGGACGCCGAAGGCCGCACCGGCTTCGATGCCCATGTGGGTGAGCGCGGGGTGAAACTGTCCGGCGGCCAGCGCCAGCGCATCGCTATCGCACGCGTGCTGCTCAAGGACGCACCGATTCTGATCATGGACGAAGCGACGTCAGCACTGGACTCGGAAGTCGAGGCGGCGATCCAGGAAAGCCTCGAGACCCTGATGCAAGGCAAGACGGTGATCGCCATCGCCCACCGCCTCTCCACCATCGCCCGGATGGACCGATTGGTGGTGCTGGAAAATGGCCGCATCGCCGAAACCGGCAGCCATACCGAATTGCTCGCCCACGGTGGGTTGTATGCGCGGCTGTGGCAGCATCAGACGGGTGGGTTCGTGGGGATCGATTGA
- a CDS encoding carboxylate/amino acid/amine transporter, translating into MGYLLFVTLIQAFSFSLIGEYLSGHVDSYFAVLVRVLLAGLVFIPLTRWRQVEPSFMRGMLLIGALQFGVTYVCLYLSFRVLTVPEVLLFTILTPLHVTLIEDALNRRFNPWALIAALVAVAGAAVIRYDRINPDFFMGFLLLQLANFTYAAGQVLYKHLVARHPSDLPHYRRFGYFYLGALMVALPAFLLFGKANFWPEAPLQWGVLVFLGLVSTALGLYWWNKGACLVNGGTLAVMNNLHVPVGLLVNLLIWNQHEVLGRLLLGGSVILAAVWISRLGIRQPQPSP; encoded by the coding sequence ATGGGCTATCTACTTTTTGTGACATTGATCCAGGCATTTTCCTTCAGCCTGATCGGCGAGTACCTGTCCGGACATGTGGACAGTTACTTCGCTGTACTGGTACGGGTCCTGTTGGCCGGGCTGGTGTTCATTCCGCTGACCCGCTGGCGTCAGGTGGAGCCGTCGTTCATGCGCGGCATGCTGTTGATCGGTGCCTTGCAGTTCGGCGTGACCTACGTCTGCCTGTACCTGAGCTTCCGAGTATTGACGGTGCCCGAGGTGCTGCTGTTCACCATCCTTACGCCCCTGCACGTGACCTTGATCGAGGATGCGCTGAACCGCCGCTTCAATCCCTGGGCGTTGATCGCGGCGCTGGTGGCCGTGGCCGGTGCGGCGGTGATTCGCTACGACCGGATCAACCCGGATTTCTTCATGGGCTTCTTGCTGCTGCAACTGGCCAACTTCACCTACGCGGCCGGGCAGGTGCTCTACAAACACCTGGTGGCCCGTCATCCGAGCGACCTGCCGCACTACCGGCGTTTCGGCTATTTCTATCTCGGCGCGCTGATGGTGGCGTTGCCGGCATTCCTGCTGTTCGGCAAGGCCAATTTCTGGCCAGAAGCGCCGTTGCAATGGGGCGTGCTGGTGTTCCTCGGCCTGGTTTCCACCGCACTGGGGTTGTACTGGTGGAACAAAGGCGCCTGCCTGGTCAACGGCGGGACGCTGGCGGTGATGAACAACCTGCACGTGCCGGTGGGGCTGCTGGTGAACCTGCTGATCTGGAACCAGCACGAGGTGTTGGGGCGGCTGCTACTGGGTGGGTCGGTGATATTGGCGGCGGTGTGGATCAGTCGGTTGGGGATCCGCCAGCCTCAGCCTTCACCCTGA
- a CDS encoding mechanosensitive ion channel family protein, with translation MDIKQLWVNIQDLWGALDQHPLLHSSLALMLLLVIALVLGRVARYLILHAAKLLGRQPALHWVNDLRQNKVFHRLAQMTPSLIIQFGLHLVPELSKTSMIFLGNVALAFTILFMVLSLSALLSALLDVYARTEHARTRSIKGYVQLTKMVLYVFGAIIIVATLIDRSPLLLLSGLGAMSAVILLVYKDTLLSFVASVQLTSNDMLRVGDWIEMPQVGADGDVVDITLHTVKVQNFDKTIVSIPTWRLMSESFKNWRGMQQSGGRRIKRSLFIDASGVRFLHDEEEQRLTQVRLLTDYIGRKQAELKAWNEAQGNVAAMSANRRRMTNLGTFRAYALAYLKSHPEIQPNMTCMVRQMQTTAQGIPLEIYCFTRTTAWADYERIQGDIFDYLLAVMPEFGLNLYQQPSGMDLRSGLLPAVLGASHLPEPQKQVI, from the coding sequence ATGGACATCAAACAACTCTGGGTCAACATCCAAGACCTCTGGGGTGCCCTTGACCAGCACCCGCTCCTGCATTCCAGCCTCGCCCTGATGTTGCTGCTGGTCATCGCCCTGGTGCTGGGACGGGTGGCGCGCTACCTGATCCTGCACGCGGCCAAACTGCTCGGGCGCCAACCGGCCCTGCACTGGGTCAACGACCTGCGCCAGAACAAGGTCTTCCATCGCCTGGCGCAGATGACGCCGTCACTGATCATCCAGTTCGGCCTGCACCTGGTGCCGGAACTGAGCAAGACCAGCATGATTTTCCTGGGCAACGTCGCCCTGGCGTTCACCATCCTGTTCATGGTGCTGAGCCTCAGTGCCCTGCTCAGCGCCCTGCTGGACGTCTACGCCCGCACCGAACATGCGCGTACCCGCTCGATCAAGGGCTACGTGCAACTGACGAAGATGGTGCTGTATGTGTTTGGCGCGATCATCATCGTCGCCACGCTGATCGACCGTTCGCCGTTGTTGCTGCTGTCGGGCCTGGGTGCGATGTCGGCGGTGATCCTGTTGGTCTACAAGGACACCCTGCTGTCATTCGTTGCCAGCGTGCAACTGACCAGCAATGACATGCTGCGGGTCGGCGACTGGATCGAGATGCCCCAGGTCGGCGCCGACGGTGATGTGGTGGATATCACGCTGCACACGGTCAAGGTGCAGAACTTCGACAAGACCATCGTCTCGATCCCGACCTGGCGGCTGATGTCCGAGTCGTTCAAGAACTGGCGCGGCATGCAGCAGTCCGGCGGACGACGGATCAAGCGCAGCCTGTTCATCGACGCCAGCGGCGTGCGCTTCCTGCATGACGAGGAAGAACAGCGCCTGACCCAGGTGCGCCTGCTGACCGACTACATCGGCCGCAAGCAGGCCGAGCTCAAGGCCTGGAACGAAGCCCAGGGCAACGTCGCGGCCATGTCGGCCAACCGTCGGCGGATGACCAACCTGGGCACCTTCCGCGCCTACGCCCTGGCCTATTTGAAGAGCCACCCGGAGATCCAGCCGAACATGACCTGCATGGTCCGGCAGATGCAGACCACCGCCCAGGGCATCCCGCTGGAAATCTACTGCTTCACCCGCACCACGGCGTGGGCGGATTACGAGCGCATCCAGGGGGATATTTTCGATTACCTGCTGGCGGTGATGCCGGAGTTCGGGTTGAACCTGTACCAACAGCCCAGCGGCATGGACTTGCGTTCGGGATTGTTGCCGGCGGTGCTAGGGGCGAGCCACCTGCCGGAGCCGCAGAAGCAGGTGATCTGA
- a CDS encoding ShlB/FhaC/HecB family hemolysin secretion/activation protein, which translates to MSSPVFWARLCVALLCLSPLTLAHAAPTPGDTDLIRERQNRLLEEQRRRLEELKDLPGQEAKPAQPTAPVDTRCFPIKTIELKGANSLSASEREHLLKPYIGQCLGVPQLNELLKVITDHYIEKGLVTSRAYLPQQDLSGGHLSVLVVEGRLEGLKGAENSKLSERELAMAFPGKAGDLVNLREIEQMVDQLNRLPSNQAKMELTPGQEVGGSEVNVTNEPKKPWRAGLSRSNDGQRSTGEQQWGSSFEWDSPLGLADQLMLRGGHDAMTDHQHTSNNAMLYYNLPWGWWNVSYTYSQSEYRSQIPANGFNFKQTGDSQNHQLRVERVIHRDALSKTSLNTGLSYLRTNNFIEGSKLRESSNRISEAQFGINHGRRVGSAFVNLDLGMQEGIGALDAQGDHDPGPGVPDARYRKYTATASYLQPFKLWDESFSFSSLMTGQRSEDVLFSPQRMSLGGQSSIRGYKDQSLSGDSGGYWRNDLRWSRPVALEWLRPVFAEYGTSLGYDQGVIRGDRYNGGQHGRMSSNSLELFARGEHLSASVTFAHSLERPDALTEREAPIYFRMDVLL; encoded by the coding sequence ATGTCCTCACCCGTCTTTTGGGCGAGGTTGTGCGTGGCTTTGCTGTGCCTTTCTCCGCTGACCCTGGCTCACGCCGCCCCCACTCCAGGCGATACGGACCTGATCCGCGAGCGCCAGAACCGTTTGCTCGAAGAGCAGCGTCGTCGCCTGGAGGAACTCAAGGACCTGCCCGGCCAGGAGGCGAAGCCGGCCCAGCCGACCGCACCTGTCGATACCCGTTGCTTCCCCATCAAGACCATCGAACTCAAAGGCGCCAACAGTCTTTCCGCCAGCGAGCGCGAGCATCTGCTCAAGCCCTACATCGGCCAATGCCTGGGTGTGCCGCAGCTTAACGAACTGCTCAAAGTCATCACCGACCACTACATCGAAAAGGGGCTGGTCACCAGCCGTGCTTATCTGCCGCAGCAGGACCTGTCCGGTGGGCATCTGAGCGTGCTGGTGGTGGAAGGGCGACTCGAAGGCCTGAAGGGGGCCGAGAACAGCAAGCTATCGGAGCGTGAACTGGCGATGGCGTTTCCCGGTAAGGCCGGTGACCTGGTCAACCTGCGGGAGATCGAGCAGATGGTGGATCAGCTCAATCGCCTGCCGTCGAACCAGGCCAAGATGGAGCTGACCCCCGGCCAGGAAGTCGGTGGCAGTGAAGTAAATGTCACCAACGAGCCGAAAAAGCCCTGGCGCGCCGGTCTGTCGCGCAGCAACGACGGCCAGCGCAGCACCGGCGAGCAGCAGTGGGGCAGCAGTTTCGAGTGGGACAGCCCGCTGGGCCTGGCCGACCAGTTGATGTTGCGCGGCGGTCATGACGCCATGACCGACCACCAGCACACCTCCAACAACGCCATGCTTTATTACAACCTGCCCTGGGGTTGGTGGAACGTCAGCTACACCTACAGCCAGAGCGAGTACCGCTCGCAGATCCCGGCCAACGGTTTCAACTTCAAACAGACCGGCGACAGCCAGAACCATCAGTTGCGGGTCGAGCGGGTGATCCATCGCGATGCGCTGAGCAAGACTTCCCTCAACACCGGCCTTTCGTACCTGCGTACCAACAACTTCATCGAAGGCAGCAAGCTTCGCGAGAGCAGCAATCGCATCAGCGAGGCGCAGTTCGGGATCAACCACGGACGGCGAGTCGGCAGTGCTTTCGTCAACCTCGACCTGGGCATGCAGGAGGGCATCGGTGCCTTGGACGCCCAGGGCGATCACGACCCGGGCCCTGGCGTACCGGATGCGCGCTATCGCAAATACACCGCCACCGCCAGCTACCTGCAGCCTTTCAAGCTGTGGGACGAGTCCTTCAGCTTCAGCAGCCTGATGACCGGCCAGCGCAGCGAAGACGTGCTGTTCAGCCCGCAGCGCATGAGCCTGGGCGGGCAATCGTCGATCCGTGGCTACAAGGACCAATCACTGTCCGGCGACAGCGGCGGCTACTGGCGCAACGACCTGCGCTGGAGCCGCCCGGTAGCGCTGGAGTGGCTGCGCCCGGTGTTCGCCGAATACGGCACCAGCCTCGGCTATGACCAGGGCGTGATTCGCGGCGACCGCTACAACGGCGGCCAGCACGGGCGCATGTCGAGCAACTCGCTGGAGCTGTTCGCCCGTGGTGAGCACCTGAGCGCCAGCGTCACCTTCGCCCACTCCCTGGAACGCCCGGATGCCCTGACCGAGCGCGAAGCGCCGATCTACTTCCGCATGGACGTACTCCTCTAA
- a CDS encoding peptidylprolyl isomerase, with the protein MLKKIALAAGTALFAANLMAATPAKAPHVLLETTNGQIEIELDPVKAPISTKNFLEYVDSGFYNNTIFHRVIPGFMAQGGGFTAQMQQKDTKAPIKNEASNGLHNVRGTLSMARTSNPDSATSQFFINVADNAFLDPGRDAGYAVFAKVVKGMDVVDIIVNSQTTTKQGMQNVPIDPVLIKSAKRID; encoded by the coding sequence ATGCTGAAAAAAATCGCCCTCGCCGCCGGCACCGCATTGTTTGCCGCCAACCTGATGGCCGCCACGCCCGCCAAGGCCCCCCATGTATTGCTGGAAACCACCAACGGCCAGATCGAAATCGAACTGGACCCGGTCAAGGCCCCCATCAGTACCAAGAACTTCCTTGAGTACGTGGACAGTGGTTTCTACAACAACACGATTTTCCACCGCGTGATCCCGGGCTTCATGGCCCAGGGCGGCGGCTTTACCGCACAGATGCAACAGAAAGACACCAAGGCACCGATCAAGAACGAAGCCAGCAATGGCCTGCACAACGTTCGCGGCACCTTGTCGATGGCGCGCACGTCCAACCCGGACTCGGCCACCAGCCAGTTCTTCATCAACGTGGCCGACAACGCCTTCCTCGATCCGGGCCGTGACGCCGGCTACGCAGTGTTCGCCAAGGTGGTCAAGGGCATGGACGTGGTGGACATCATCGTCAACTCCCAGACCACCACCAAGCAAGGCATGCAAAACGTGCCGATCGACCCTGTGCTCATCAAGTCGGCCAAGCGCATCGACTGA
- a CDS encoding LysR family transcriptional regulator, with protein MKAPRVTLDQWRTLQAVVDHGGFAQAAEVLHRSQSSVSYTVARMQDQLGVPLLRIDGRKAVLTEAGGVLLRRSRQLVKQASQLEDLAHHMEQGWEAEVRLVVDAAYPNARLVRALTAFMPQSRGCRVRLREEVLSGVEEVLLEGVADLAISGFSIPGYLGAELSDVEFIAVAHPEHALHRLNRELNFQDLESQLQVVIRDSGRQQPRDVGWLGAEQRWTVGSLATAASFVGSGLGFAWLPRHMIERELKEGVLKRLPLEQGGSRNSTFYLFSNKEKPLGPATQILIELLRTFDTAPLDAPFAAPEQA; from the coding sequence ATGAAAGCGCCCCGCGTGACCCTGGATCAATGGCGCACCTTGCAGGCGGTGGTCGACCACGGCGGTTTCGCCCAGGCCGCCGAAGTGCTGCATCGCTCCCAGTCATCCGTGAGCTACACCGTGGCCCGCATGCAGGACCAACTCGGTGTGCCGTTGCTGCGCATCGATGGACGCAAGGCCGTGTTGACCGAAGCCGGCGGGGTGCTGCTGCGCCGCTCGCGGCAACTGGTGAAACAGGCCAGCCAACTGGAAGACCTGGCCCACCACATGGAGCAAGGCTGGGAAGCGGAAGTGCGCCTGGTGGTCGACGCGGCCTACCCCAACGCCCGCCTCGTTCGCGCCTTGACCGCTTTCATGCCGCAAAGCCGTGGCTGCCGGGTGCGGCTGCGCGAAGAAGTGTTGTCGGGTGTCGAAGAAGTGCTGCTCGAAGGCGTGGCCGACCTGGCCATCAGCGGCTTCAGCATTCCCGGTTACCTGGGTGCGGAATTGAGCGACGTGGAGTTCATCGCGGTGGCCCATCCCGAGCATGCCCTGCACCGCCTCAATCGCGAGCTGAACTTCCAGGACCTGGAAAGCCAGTTGCAAGTGGTCATCCGCGACTCCGGCCGCCAGCAGCCTCGCGACGTCGGTTGGCTCGGCGCCGAACAGCGCTGGACCGTGGGCAGCCTGGCCACCGCCGCGAGTTTTGTCGGCAGCGGCCTGGGCTTCGCCTGGCTGCCCCGGCACATGATCGAACGGGAACTCAAGGAAGGCGTGCTCAAGCGTCTACCCTTGGAGCAGGGAGGCAGCCGCAACTCGACCTTCTATCTTTTCTCGAACAAGGAAAAACCCCTGGGCCCGGCCACGCAAATCCTGATCGAATTGCTGCGCACCTTCGACACCGCGCCGCTGGATGCGCCGTTCGCCGCCCCTGAACAAGCCTGA
- a CDS encoding DEAD/DEAH box helicase yields MFSQFALHERLLKAVAELKFVEPTPVQAAAIPLALQGRDLRVTAQTGSGKTAAFVLPILNRLIGPAKVRVSIKTLILLPTRELAQQTLKEVERFSQFTFIKSGLITGGEDFKVQAAMLRKVPDILIGTPGRMIEQLNAGNLDLKEVEVLVLDEADRMLDMGFAEDVQRLVDECVNRQQTMLFSATTGGSGLREMIAKVLNNPEHLQLNAVSQLNSTTRQQIITADHNQHKEQIVNWLLANETYEKAIVFTNTRAMADRIYGRLVAQEYKAFVLHGEKDQKDRKLAIDRLKQGGVKILVATDVAARGLDVDGLDMVINFDMPRSGDEYVHRIGRTGRAGNDGLAISLICHGDWNLMSSIERYLKQSFERRTIKEVKGTYGGPKKVKASGKAVGVKKKKVDAKGDKKKTGAKAPTKRKTANRPKTDAPSLVSKDGMAPLKRRKPEAPAAE; encoded by the coding sequence GTGTTTTCCCAATTCGCCCTGCACGAACGCCTGCTCAAAGCCGTGGCCGAGCTTAAATTTGTCGAGCCAACGCCGGTGCAGGCAGCGGCTATTCCGCTCGCGCTCCAGGGGCGTGACCTGCGGGTGACGGCGCAGACCGGCAGCGGCAAGACCGCCGCGTTCGTGCTGCCGATCCTCAACCGCCTGATCGGCCCGGCCAAGGTCCGCGTCAGCATCAAGACTCTGATCCTGCTGCCGACCCGCGAACTGGCCCAGCAGACCTTGAAGGAAGTGGAGCGTTTCTCGCAATTCACCTTCATCAAGTCCGGCCTGATCACCGGCGGCGAAGATTTCAAGGTCCAGGCTGCGATGCTGCGCAAGGTGCCGGACATCCTGATCGGCACGCCGGGGCGGATGATCGAGCAGTTGAACGCTGGCAACCTCGACCTTAAGGAAGTCGAAGTGCTGGTGCTGGACGAGGCCGACCGCATGCTCGACATGGGCTTTGCCGAAGACGTGCAGCGCCTGGTGGACGAATGCGTCAATCGCCAGCAGACCATGCTGTTCTCCGCCACCACCGGCGGTTCGGGCTTGCGCGAGATGATCGCCAAGGTGCTGAACAACCCCGAGCACTTGCAGCTCAACGCGGTCAGCCAACTGAACTCCACCACCCGCCAGCAGATCATCACCGCCGACCACAACCAGCACAAAGAACAGATCGTCAACTGGTTGCTGGCCAACGAGACCTACGAAAAAGCCATCGTGTTCACCAACACCCGGGCCATGGCCGACCGCATCTACGGTCGCCTGGTGGCCCAGGAATACAAGGCGTTCGTGCTGCACGGCGAGAAAGACCAGAAGGACCGCAAGCTGGCCATCGACCGCCTCAAGCAGGGCGGCGTGAAAATCCTCGTCGCCACCGACGTCGCTGCCCGCGGCCTGGACGTGGATGGCCTGGACATGGTCATCAACTTCGACATGCCTCGCAGCGGCGACGAGTACGTGCACCGCATCGGTCGTACCGGTCGCGCCGGTAACGATGGCCTGGCGATCTCGCTGATCTGCCACGGCGACTGGAACCTGATGTCGAGCATCGAGCGCTACCTCAAGCAGAGCTTCGAGCGCCGCACCATCAAGGAAGTCAAAGGCACCTACGGCGGACCGAAAAAGGTCAAGGCCTCGGGCAAGGCCGTTGGCGTGAAGAAGAAAAAGGTCGACGCCAAGGGCGACAAGAAGAAAACCGGCGCCAAGGCCCCGACCAAGCGCAAGACCGCCAACCGCCCGAAGACCGACGCCCCGTCGCTGGTCAGCAAGGACGGCATGGCCCCGCTCAAGCGCCGCAAGCCGGAAGCGCCGGCGGCTGAGTGA
- a CDS encoding alpha/beta fold hydrolase produces the protein MAYFAHEGCDLHYEEYGHGTPLVLVHGLGSSTRDWEKQIPALSARYRLIVMDVRGHGRSDKPRERYSIKGFSADLSALIDHLDLGPVHLVGWSMGGMICFQLAVDEPERVRSLCIVNSAPEVKVRTPDDCWQWFKRWSLMRLLSLETIGKALGAKLFPKPEQTELRLEMARRWAKNDKRAYLASFDAIVGWGVQERLSQVACPTLVICADHDYTPVALKEAYVKRLPNAHLVVIADSRHATPLDQPERFNQTLLDFLTATDSTTQDL, from the coding sequence ATGGCCTATTTTGCACACGAAGGATGCGACCTGCACTACGAGGAATACGGCCACGGCACGCCCTTGGTGCTGGTCCATGGGCTGGGCTCCAGCACCCGCGACTGGGAAAAGCAGATCCCGGCATTGTCCGCCCGCTACCGCCTGATCGTGATGGATGTGCGCGGTCATGGCCGCTCCGACAAACCCCGCGAGCGCTACAGCATCAAAGGTTTCAGTGCCGACCTGAGCGCCCTGATCGATCACCTGGACCTGGGCCCGGTGCATTTGGTGGGCTGGTCCATGGGCGGCATGATCTGTTTCCAATTGGCGGTGGATGAGCCCGAACGGGTCAGGAGCCTGTGCATCGTCAACAGTGCTCCCGAAGTCAAAGTCCGCACGCCCGATGATTGCTGGCAATGGTTCAAGCGCTGGAGCCTGATGCGCCTGCTCAGCCTGGAAACTATCGGCAAGGCCCTGGGCGCCAAGCTGTTTCCCAAGCCCGAGCAAACCGAGTTACGCCTGGAAATGGCCCGGCGCTGGGCAAAGAACGACAAACGTGCTTATCTCGCCAGCTTCGATGCAATCGTGGGGTGGGGCGTTCAGGAACGACTTTCACAGGTCGCCTGTCCAACCCTCGTCATCTGCGCCGACCACGACTACACCCCGGTGGCGCTGAAAGAAGCCTATGTAAAGCGGCTGCCCAATGCGCATCTGGTGGTCATCGCCGATTCACGGCACGCTACCCCGCTGGATCAACCCGAACGCTTCAACCAAACCCTGCTCGACTTTTTGACCGCAACCGATTCCACCACTCAGGATCTCTGA
- a CDS encoding FMN-dependent NADH-azoreductase, translating into MSRVLIIESSARQQDSVSRQLTQTFISQWKAAHPADEISVRDLAINPVPHLDANLLGGWMKPVEQRNDIENASLERSNQLTDELLAADVLVMAAPMYNFAIPSTLKAWLDHVLRAGVTFKYTPTGPQGLLADKRAFVLTARGGIHAGGSTDHQEPYLRQVMGFIGIHDVTFIHAEGMNLGGEFQEKGLNQANAKLSQVA; encoded by the coding sequence ATGTCCCGCGTTCTGATCATCGAAAGCAGTGCCCGCCAGCAAGACTCGGTTTCCCGTCAACTGACCCAGACTTTCATCAGCCAGTGGAAAGCTGCGCACCCGGCCGACGAAATCAGCGTTCGCGACCTGGCCATCAACCCGGTGCCGCACCTGGATGCCAATCTGCTGGGCGGCTGGATGAAGCCTGTCGAGCAGCGCAACGACATTGAAAACGCCTCGCTGGAACGCTCGAACCAACTGACCGATGAGCTGCTGGCCGCCGACGTCCTGGTGATGGCTGCACCGATGTACAACTTCGCCATTCCCAGCACTTTGAAAGCGTGGCTCGACCATGTGCTGCGTGCCGGCGTGACGTTCAAATACACCCCCACCGGTCCCCAAGGCCTGCTGGCCGACAAGCGCGCCTTCGTGCTCACCGCCCGGGGTGGCATTCACGCCGGTGGCAGCACCGACCATCAGGAACCCTACCTGCGCCAAGTCATGGGCTTCATCGGCATCCACGACGTGACCTTCATCCATGCCGAAGGCATGAACCTGGGTGGCGAGTTCCAGGAGAAGGGTTTGAATCAGGCCAACGCCAAATTGTCCCAGGTCGCCTGA